In Ogataea parapolymorpha DL-1 chromosome I, whole genome shotgun sequence, the following are encoded in one genomic region:
- a CDS encoding Nucleolar MIF4G domain-containing protein 1, with protein MGKRDRHGVNIPGALMDQIRESGRYDDDERFKRQKRKISRKERRKEQREQKKRKRGGDKEERAIMDRLKKVKGARDIEKEGKQQKKNSTLKIVKEEELEADDSDLNESEEVEYEEFTGFDDEEEIEEEESDNDSDESLDDEQKDVMAQLMKLKGAKKGSNVKIVKEDELQDEVDELEGDTSSEEEFHELEDESHTESEVSGDEATFPKVFDKTDDDLEYYAKKLGIKKNSKLKKTDEHDIIGGLLDGLEFDGSGSEEEEEEEEEDSTTDSLDEEDRELLKEMGELETSESDSDSDAGPSVRENPYVAPVPAGKYVPPALRRKLLENDDSEEMQKIIRSVKGPFNKLSEANLLTVVNDLSALYTENARQIVNEAIIKVVFQSVLVSTPMLDSFLVLYATVIVALYRLQGVEFGAYAIQTLVEKLCEYIKTESSNKEASNLIALIAFCYELNLLSSRLMYDVIGQKLIDSPTEFRTELLLKVIRSCGSKLRSDDPSSLKEIVLTLNKNVGSDMSTRSKFLIETVSNLKNNKLKHLENEATSGLVTRLKKQLGRIRSVDPIKVSLSDIENINEKGKWWLVGSAWKGDEKKVEESTKSVIDALDKSEPNWLELAKQHRMNTDIRRAIFISIMSASDYMDAYVKLEKLRLKKTQQREIPRILMHCASIETVFNPYYAFVAKKLCEDHAMRKTFQFNLWDLLKELEGEEYEELEETPDEDEKLKKTLNLGRLFGTLVGEGSLPLNVLRTVNFLTASEDTKLFVEIFMISFFDSVGKLSEQKIFGAGDKKHKTEDMRYNDKTMVERINKCKEQPTLLRGLQYFLQHKVRDSTFIKGKKQRSRVHWGVDSMSDIVGELFA; from the coding sequence ATGGGTAAGAGAGACCGGCACGGGGTGAATATCCCTGGCGCTTTGATGGATCAGATTCGCGAAAGTGGCCGatatgatgatgatgagcgCTTTAAACGGCAAAAGCGGAAGATCAGCCGAAAAGAGAGACGGAAGGAGCAGAGAgaacagaagaagagaaagcGAGGGGGAGACAAAGAGGAAAGGGCGATTATGGATAGATTGAAGAAAGTTAAGGGTGCTAGGGATATTGAGAAGGAAggaaagcagcagaagaaaaatagcACGCTCAAAATTGTGAaggaagaagagctggaagcTGACGATAGCGACTTGAACGAAAGTGAAGAGGTAGAGTATGAAGAGTTCACGGGCTTTgacgatgaagaagaaattgaagaggaggagtcAGATAATGATAGTGATGAATCGCTTGATGACGAACAGAAAGACGTGATGGCCCAGTTGATGAAGCTGAAAGGAGCTAAAAAGGGCAGCAACGTGAAAATCgtcaaggaggacgagctgcaaGACGAGGTTGATGAACTGGAGGGAGACACCTCCAGCGAGGAAGAATTTCATGAGCTGGAGGATGAGTCGCACACGGAGTCAGAGGTATCTGGAGATGAAGCAACGTTTCCCAAAGTATTTGATAAAACAGACGACGATCTCGAATACTACGCAAAGAAACTTGgcatcaagaaaaacagcaaACTGAAAAAGACTGACGAGCATGACATCATCGGTGGGCTCCTAGACGGCCTGGAATTCGATGGTTCAGGAtctgaggaagaggaagaggaagaggaagaagactCCACCACCGACTCTCTGGACGAAGAGGACAGAGAGCTGCTGAAAGAGATGGGTGAATTGGAGACCTCTGAAAGCGATTCAGACTCAGATGCTGGCCCTTCTGTGCGTGAAAATCCGTACGTTGCTCCAGTCCCTGCTGGAAAATATGTTCCTCCAGCTTTACGTCGtaagctgcttgaaaatgacGATAGTGAAGAGATGCAAAAAATCATTCGTTCTGTCAAGGGTCCGTTTAACAAACTGTCTGAGGCGAACCTTTTGACAGTCGTGAATGACCTCAGTGCATTGTATACCGAAAATGCGCGCCAAATCGTCAACGAAGCCATAATCAAGGTGGTATTCCAATCGGTGCTGGTTTCGACACCGATGCTTGACAGCTTTCTCGTTCTCTATGCCACAGTTATCGTTGCGCTCTACCGTTTGCAGGGAGTGGAATTTGGCGCGTATGCGATCCAGACGCTGGTTGAAAAGCTTTGCGAGTATATCAAGACAGAAAGTTCCAATAAGGAAGCGTCGAACTTGATTGCGCTGATTGCATTTTGCTACGAACTGAATCTGCTTTCTTCCAGATTAATGTATGACGTGATTGGACAGAAGCTGATAGATAGCCCTACAGAATTCAGGACAGAGCTCTTGCTAAAGGTGATCAGATCCTGCGGTTCAAAACTCCGCTCGGATGATCCTAGCTCGCTCAAGGAAATTGTTCTTACTTTGAACAAGAACGTCGGCTCGGATATGAGCACCAGGTCCAAATTTCTGATTGAAACTGTTTCCAACTTGAAGAACAACAAGCTTAAGCATCTTGAGAACGAGGCCACCTCGGGGCTAGTGACTAGActgaaaaaacagctgGGAAGAATCAGGAGTGTCGATCCTATCAAAGTGTCCCTGAGTGATATAGAAAACATCAACGAAAAAGGTAAATGGTGGCTTGTTGGATCTGCTTGGAAAGGAGATGAGAAAAAAGTCGAAGAGTCTACAAAGTCTGTGATCGATGCGCTGGATAAGTCTGAGCCAAACTGGCTGGAACTGGCTAAACAACATAGAATGAACACGGACATCAGACGTGCCATTTTCATATCCATCATGTCCGCTAGCGATTACATGGATGCATACGTCAAGTTAGAGAAATTACGGCTAAAAAAGACCCAACAACGCGAAATTCCTCGAATTTTGATGCATTGTGCTTCCATTGAGACCGTTTTCAATCCGTATTACGCTTTCGttgccaaaaagctttGCGAGGACCACGCCATGAGAAAGACGTTCCAGTTCAACTTATGGGATTTGCTTAAAGAGCTGGAAGGAGAAGAATACGAAGAATTGGAAGAAACACCGGACGAAgatgaaaaactgaagAAAACCCTGAACCTGGGAAGACTGTTCGGCACTCTTGTTGGCGAGGGGTCTTTGCCGCTAAACGTTTTACGAACTGTCAATTTCCTCACAGCTAGCGAAGATACGAAATTATTTGTGGAGATATTTATGATTAGTTTCTTTGATAGCGTCGGAAAGCTGTCAGAGCAGAAGATTTTTGGTGCCGGCGATAAAAAGCACAAAACAGAAGACATGCGATACAATGACAAGACGATGGTCGAGCGGATCAATAAATGCAAGGAACAACCAACGTTACTCAGAGGGTTGCAATATTTTTTACAACATAAGGTTAGAGATAGCACCTTTATTAAAGGAAAAAAGCAGCGGTCAAGAGTTCATTGGGGAGTCGACTCCATGAGCGATATCGTTGGAGAATTGTTTGCCTAG
- a CDS encoding Protein MSP1 — protein MFKKIDPKLLTDAVFFVGASLSIFYLLTHILGEEGPARTSKETKKKAKLSLEKLKRANPGLNLELSEYEKVILNSVIPPDEIGVSFEDIGGLDNIISDLQESVILPLTCPDLFTQYSTLLQAPKGVLLYGPPGCGKTMLAKALASKSRANFISIRMSTIMDKWYGESNKLVDALFSLANKLQPCIIFIDEIDSFLRERNSMDHEITATLKAEFMTLWDGLTSSGRILILGATNRPDDIDSAFMRRMPKRFPINMPNAEQRHKILEKLLDNVDYDFELDKLVQITDGLSGSDLKELCRNAAINSTREFIRNNVKDGKPINPKEQIVMRPLRVHDFIESVTPSDSLIKKLDKLKIDPVD, from the coding sequence atgttcaagaaaattgatCCCAAGCTCCTCACGGATGCGGTCTTTTTCGTCGGAGCCTCCCTTTCCATATTCTATCTTCTCACGCATATCCTAGGAGAGGAAGGCCCGGCACGGACGTCAAAAGAAACTaagaagaaggccaagctgTCCCTTGAAAAGTTGAAGCGTGCCAATCCAGGTCTCAATCTTGAGCTTTCCGAGTACGAAAAAGTGATCCTGAACAGTGTCATTCCTCCAGACGAAATTGGTGTTTCTTTTGAAGACATTGGAGGCCTCGATAATATCATCAGCGATCTACAAGAGTCTGTGATTCTTCCGTTAACGTGTCCCGATCTGTTTACTCAATACTCCACCCTGTTGCAAGCACCCAAGGGCGTGCTTCTGTACGGGCCCCCGGGATGCGGAAAAACGATGCTAGCCAAGGCTTTGGCGTCCAAATCAAGAGCAAACTTCATTTCCATCAGGATGTCTACAATCATGGATAAATGGTACGGTGAGTCCAATAAGCTGGTAGACGCGCTGTTTTCGCTTGCAAACAAGTTGCAGCCATGTATCATATTTATTGATGAGATCGACTCGTTTTTGCGCGAGAGAAACTCGATGGACCACGAGATCACAGCAACATTGAAAGCCGAATTCATGACTCTTTGGGACGGGCTGACGTCGTCGGGAAGAATCCTCATTTTGGGAGCCACCAACCGACCTGACGATATCGACTCGGCATTCATGAGACGGATGCCCAAACGATTCCCTATAAATATGCCGAACGCAGAGCAACGGCACAaaattttggagaaattaCTAGACAATGTGGATTACGATTTCGAGCTAGACAAACTCGTGCAAATAACAGATGGCCTGAGTGGGTCAGATCTCAAAGAACTGTGTCGCAATGCAGCAATCAACTCTACCAGGGAGTTCATTAGAAACAACGTGAAAGACGGCAAACCGATTAATCCGAAAGAACAGATAGTGATGCGGCCGCTACGTGTGCACGATTTCATCGAGAGCGTGACGCCGAGCGACTCGCTTATCAAGAAActcgaca